The proteins below come from a single Agromyces flavus genomic window:
- a CDS encoding dipeptidase yields the protein MTADVPGIIHGMMPGARAELAELVAMRSVADPRQFPPEECERTAEWVRDRFAQLGFTDARLEVTPDGSKAVVGSRAAASDDAPTVLLYAHYDVQPPLDDAAWRTPPFELTEVDGRWYGRGAADCKGNILMHLLALRALGDDIPVNLKLVVEGSEEQGTGGLEQYVEANPDVLEADTILVCDTGNAAVGKPAATITLRGMANVVVRVAALRSEIHSGMFGGPAPDALAALIEMLASLRDEDGNTTIEGLDATQGWHGEPYDADQFRADAGVLEGVSLLGDGSVADELWSRPAVTVLGIDCPPVIGSAAAIVPHAAARLNLRVPPGVDPTGARDALEAHLRGEAPWGVQIEVETEAVGAPFAARTDGPAFRAMAAAMREAYGVEMTTLGQGGSIPLCNVFADTYPGAEIILMGVEEPLALIHAPNESVDPTEIERLAVAEALFLRSYADAR from the coding sequence GTGACCGCGGACGTTCCCGGCATCATCCACGGGATGATGCCGGGCGCCCGCGCGGAGCTCGCCGAGCTTGTCGCGATGCGCTCCGTCGCCGACCCGCGTCAGTTCCCGCCCGAGGAGTGCGAACGCACGGCCGAATGGGTGCGCGATCGATTCGCGCAGCTGGGCTTCACCGATGCGCGCCTCGAGGTGACGCCCGACGGCAGCAAGGCCGTCGTGGGCTCGCGCGCCGCAGCGAGCGACGACGCGCCCACGGTGCTCCTGTACGCGCACTACGACGTCCAGCCGCCGCTCGACGATGCCGCGTGGCGCACGCCGCCGTTCGAGCTCACCGAGGTCGACGGGCGATGGTACGGCCGCGGTGCCGCGGACTGCAAGGGCAACATCCTCATGCACCTGCTCGCGCTTCGGGCGCTCGGCGACGACATCCCCGTCAACCTCAAGCTGGTGGTCGAGGGGTCGGAGGAGCAGGGCACGGGCGGACTCGAGCAATACGTCGAGGCGAACCCCGACGTGCTCGAGGCCGACACGATCCTGGTGTGCGACACGGGCAACGCCGCGGTCGGCAAGCCCGCCGCGACCATCACCCTCCGGGGCATGGCGAACGTCGTGGTGCGCGTCGCGGCGCTGCGCTCCGAGATCCACTCGGGCATGTTCGGCGGTCCGGCGCCCGATGCGCTCGCCGCGCTCATCGAGATGCTCGCCTCGCTGCGCGACGAGGACGGGAACACCACGATCGAGGGCCTCGATGCGACGCAGGGCTGGCACGGCGAACCGTACGACGCCGACCAGTTCCGCGCCGACGCCGGCGTGCTCGAGGGCGTCTCCCTGCTCGGGGACGGCAGCGTCGCCGACGAGCTGTGGTCGCGCCCGGCCGTCACCGTGCTCGGCATCGACTGTCCGCCCGTCATCGGCTCGGCGGCGGCCATCGTGCCCCATGCCGCCGCGCGGCTGAACCTCCGCGTGCCGCCGGGCGTCGATCCAACGGGCGCGCGCGACGCGCTCGAGGCCCATCTGCGTGGCGAGGCGCCGTGGGGCGTCCAGATCGAGGTCGAGACCGAGGCCGTCGGGGCCCCGTTCGCGGCGCGCACCGACGGGCCGGCGTTCCGTGCGATGGCCGCGGCGATGCGAGAGGCGTACGGCGTCGAGATGACCACGCTCGGACAGGGCGGGTCGATCCCGCTCTGCAACGTGTTCGCTGACACCTACCCCGGTGCCGAGATCATCCTCATGGGGGTCGAGGAGCCGCTCGCGCTCATCCACGCACCGAACGAGAGCGTCGACCCGACGGAGATCGAGCGGCTCGCCGTCGCCGAGGCACTGTTCCTCAGGTCCTATGCCGACGCGCGCTGA
- a CDS encoding SulP family inorganic anion transporter — MSATGERVRRLLPGVDTALRYRREWLLPDIRAGIAVTALLIPAGMGYAQVAGLPPETGLYATIVPLIAYAIVGPSRILVLGPDSALAPIIAAAILPLAMGDDDRAVALAGLLAIMVGVILLLGGILRLGFVTDLLSKPIRVGYLNAVALLVTISQVPKLLGFSTDATTPFTEVAAIAQGIADGAIQPLALAFGLGSLAVIIVLTIVKSPVPGVLVAVVGAIVLTAVLGLSDDLPVVGALPQGLPAPALGGLQWSDVAALALPAAGIALVAFTDSAVLSRTLAARRGETVSGSREMAAIGASNLASGFFGGFPISASASRTPVAEQAGSKSQVTGLVGALLILLFMLLTPWLTDLLPSATLAAVVIMAASRLIDVKGFVRLVRMDRIDALLSAAAFVGVFAFGVLGGIAVTIGLSLLAFVIQAWRPYRAELGRVTGKRGYHDLSRNAEGERIPGVVILRFDAPLFFANGGIFEDFVRARVEAAGPDVHTVILAAEPITDIDTTAVEELVDVDDWLAKRGIRLIIAEMKDPVVDVLRDYGLTGRFPPDRFAPTVGAAVDDVTGTLRQDLEGTKWDQDDEADGGAETRR; from the coding sequence ATGAGCGCGACGGGCGAACGGGTGCGGCGGCTGCTGCCGGGCGTCGACACCGCGCTGCGCTATCGCCGCGAATGGCTCCTGCCCGACATCCGTGCCGGCATCGCGGTCACGGCCCTGCTCATCCCGGCCGGCATGGGATACGCCCAGGTGGCCGGGCTCCCTCCCGAGACCGGCCTGTACGCGACCATCGTGCCGCTCATCGCGTACGCCATCGTGGGCCCGTCCCGCATCCTCGTGCTCGGTCCCGACTCGGCGCTCGCGCCGATCATCGCCGCGGCGATCCTGCCGCTCGCAATGGGCGACGACGATCGAGCCGTGGCCCTCGCGGGACTGCTCGCCATCATGGTCGGCGTGATCCTCCTCCTCGGCGGCATCCTGCGCCTCGGGTTCGTCACCGACCTGCTGTCGAAGCCGATCCGCGTGGGCTACCTCAACGCGGTCGCGCTCCTCGTGACCATCTCGCAGGTCCCGAAGCTGCTGGGCTTCTCGACCGACGCGACCACGCCGTTCACCGAGGTCGCGGCGATCGCGCAGGGCATCGCCGACGGTGCGATCCAGCCGCTCGCCCTCGCCTTCGGCCTGGGTTCGCTGGCCGTGATCATCGTGCTCACGATCGTGAAGTCGCCAGTGCCCGGCGTGCTCGTCGCGGTCGTCGGGGCGATCGTGCTCACGGCCGTGCTGGGGCTGTCCGACGACCTCCCGGTCGTGGGCGCGCTCCCGCAGGGTCTCCCCGCGCCCGCGCTCGGCGGGCTGCAGTGGTCGGATGTCGCGGCCCTCGCCCTCCCCGCCGCCGGCATCGCCCTGGTCGCGTTCACCGACTCGGCGGTGCTCTCGCGCACGCTCGCGGCGCGCCGGGGCGAGACCGTGAGCGGCAGTCGCGAGATGGCGGCGATCGGCGCGTCGAACCTCGCGAGCGGGTTCTTCGGCGGGTTCCCGATCTCGGCGTCGGCCTCGCGCACCCCGGTCGCCGAGCAGGCCGGGTCGAAGTCGCAGGTGACCGGCCTCGTGGGGGCGCTGCTCATCCTGCTCTTCATGCTGCTCACGCCATGGCTGACCGACCTGCTGCCGTCCGCGACGCTCGCGGCCGTCGTGATCATGGCGGCGTCGCGTCTCATCGACGTCAAGGGCTTCGTGCGATTGGTCCGGATGGATCGCATCGACGCCCTGCTGTCGGCCGCCGCGTTCGTCGGGGTGTTCGCGTTCGGCGTGCTCGGCGGCATCGCGGTCACCATCGGGCTCTCGCTGCTCGCGTTCGTGATCCAGGCGTGGCGGCCCTATCGTGCCGAACTCGGGCGGGTGACCGGCAAGCGGGGTTACCACGACCTCTCGCGGAACGCCGAGGGCGAGCGCATTCCCGGCGTGGTCATCCTGCGCTTCGACGCGCCGCTGTTCTTCGCGAACGGCGGCATCTTCGAGGACTTCGTGCGCGCCCGCGTGGAGGCGGCTGGACCCGACGTGCACACCGTGATCCTGGCGGCGGAGCCCATCACGGACATCGACACCACGGCAGTGGAAGAGCTCGTCGACGTCGACGACTGGCTCGCCAAGCGCGGCATCCGGCTCATCATCGCCGAGATGAAAGACCCGGTGGTCGACGTGCTGCGCGATTACGGGCTGACGGGTCGCTTCCCGCCCGATCGCTTCGCCCCGACCGTGGGGGCCGCGGTCGACGACGTCACTGGCACGCTGCGCCAAGACCTCGAGGGCACGAAGTGGGACCAGGACGACGAGGCGGACGGCGGGGCGGAGACGAGGCGCTGA
- a CDS encoding SDR family oxidoreductase: MPRTYVVTGSASGIGRATADLLVERGHRVIGVDVHDADVVADLTTDDGRDALVAGVTAASDGRIDAIIANAGLATPTAKTVAVNYFGTIATLERLRPLLDGSPAPRAVATASMASLFPPDDALLDALLAGDERAAAARAAELEGGTPEQGNLIYGTTKRALVRWVRRNAASPQWAGAGIPLNAIAPGVVVTAMTQDLIGTQEARDALLGMVPMPLNGIFEARDAAYLLAWLTSEENAHLCGQVVFIDGGSDAVIRGDSTF, translated from the coding sequence ATGCCCCGCACCTACGTCGTCACCGGATCCGCCAGCGGGATCGGCCGGGCCACGGCCGACCTGCTCGTCGAGCGCGGGCACCGCGTGATCGGCGTCGACGTGCACGACGCCGACGTCGTCGCCGACCTCACCACCGACGACGGACGCGACGCGCTCGTCGCCGGCGTCACCGCGGCGAGCGACGGGAGGATCGACGCCATCATCGCCAACGCCGGACTCGCGACGCCGACCGCGAAGACGGTCGCGGTCAACTACTTCGGCACGATCGCGACGCTCGAGCGCCTGCGTCCGCTGCTCGACGGCTCGCCGGCACCGCGGGCCGTGGCGACGGCCTCGATGGCCTCGCTGTTCCCGCCCGACGACGCGCTGCTCGACGCGCTGCTGGCGGGCGACGAGCGGGCCGCCGCCGCGCGGGCCGCCGAGCTCGAGGGCGGGACGCCCGAGCAGGGCAACCTCATCTACGGCACGACGAAGCGCGCGCTGGTGCGGTGGGTCCGCCGGAACGCCGCGTCACCGCAGTGGGCCGGCGCGGGCATCCCGCTGAACGCGATCGCCCCCGGCGTCGTCGTCACGGCGATGACGCAGGACCTCATCGGCACGCAGGAGGCACGCGACGCGCTGCTCGGAATGGTGCCCATGCCACTGAACGGCATCTTCGAGGCGCGCGACGCGGCGTACCTGCTCGCATGGCTGACGAGCGAGGAGAACGCGCACCTGTGCGGCCAGGTCGTCTTCATCGACGGCGGCTCCGACGCGGTGATCCGAGGCGACTCGACCTTCTGA
- a CDS encoding phosphatase PAP2 family protein — translation MSDDAESMRTPGEPPDATDSHSAAAEAGREHHADHAPAPVRISRRPWIAAGAFALIAVALVGAVIVFDRARESFEFESGLMAVLAEARTPWLTAPALVLDRVGSGLLSGLIVPALIIAALLVWRRPWAAGFFLVALLASSGLTRLVKVLVGRVRPEDILVHPDFGSFPSGHSSNAAVIATALGLIFMRTWVWVLGAVYTLLMMLSRMYLGAHWLSDTVAGLLIGAGAALIVWTPFAYRLYRENRLAHPPIWRKVEPERTTVA, via the coding sequence ATGAGCGATGACGCCGAGAGCATGAGGACGCCGGGCGAGCCGCCGGACGCGACGGACTCGCACAGCGCCGCCGCGGAAGCGGGTCGCGAGCATCACGCGGACCATGCGCCGGCGCCCGTGCGTATCAGCCGCCGGCCCTGGATTGCGGCGGGCGCGTTCGCCCTCATCGCGGTCGCGCTCGTGGGCGCCGTCATCGTCTTCGACCGCGCACGCGAGTCGTTCGAGTTCGAATCGGGCCTGATGGCGGTGCTCGCCGAGGCGCGCACGCCGTGGCTGACCGCACCCGCGCTGGTCCTCGACCGCGTCGGCAGCGGACTGCTCTCGGGGTTGATCGTCCCGGCGCTGATCATCGCGGCACTGCTCGTCTGGCGGCGCCCGTGGGCGGCGGGATTCTTCCTCGTCGCGCTGCTCGCGAGCAGCGGCCTCACGCGCTTGGTCAAGGTGCTCGTGGGCCGGGTGCGCCCCGAGGACATTCTCGTGCACCCCGACTTCGGCTCGTTCCCGTCCGGCCACAGCTCGAATGCGGCGGTGATCGCGACGGCGCTCGGCCTCATCTTCATGCGCACGTGGGTGTGGGTCCTCGGCGCCGTCTACACGCTGCTGATGATGCTGAGCCGCATGTACCTCGGGGCGCACTGGCTCTCCGACACCGTCGCGGGGCTGCTGATCGGCGCGGGCGCGGCCCTCATCGTGTGGACGCCGTTCGCCTATCGGCTCTATCGCGAGAACCGATTGGCCCATCCGCCGATCTGGCGGAAGGTGGAGCCCGAACGCACCACCGTCGCCTGA
- a CDS encoding pilus assembly FimT family protein yields the protein MSTETEQQPQRERSIIYIITIVVLVILAVIALITFLSARQEAQATDKAEQFLASLDENGIDTDLTAEQVARVLGDDGGGVCANPNDALSKAILFERLTNGAAGPGQRPIIAQDNVVEGQLLIIETYCPDELEDFQQFVDDLQLSGGDGS from the coding sequence ATGAGCACCGAGACGGAACAGCAGCCGCAGCGCGAGCGGTCGATCATCTACATCATCACGATCGTCGTCCTCGTGATCCTGGCCGTCATCGCCCTCATCACGTTCCTCTCGGCACGGCAGGAGGCCCAGGCGACCGACAAGGCCGAGCAGTTCCTCGCGTCGCTCGACGAGAACGGGATCGACACCGACCTGACGGCCGAACAGGTCGCGCGAGTGCTCGGCGACGACGGCGGCGGCGTGTGCGCGAACCCGAACGACGCACTGAGCAAGGCGATCCTCTTCGAACGGCTCACGAACGGCGCAGCAGGTCCCGGGCAACGGCCGATCATCGCGCAGGACAACGTGGTCGAAGGGCAACTGCTGATCATCGAGACCTACTGCCCCGATGAGCTCGAGGACTTCCAGCAGTTCGTCGACGACCTGCAGTTGAGCGGCGGGGACGGCTCGTGA